TTTACGCCAAGAAGGGTTCCGGCATAAGAATCAACAGCTTGGAGGAGGCAAAAAAGATTGCCGCCATTGCCACGACTACTAACTGGTTTACCGAACAATACTTGAAGGACAAAGGTTTTACGAATCTGGTTAGTTCTCCTCTTCCCATCACCAGTGTTAAGCAGCTCATGAACGGAGAGGTGCAGATTTCGGTCTTTACCGATATTACAATTCCCGAGATTGTAAAGAATGCGGGATACAGCATGGATGATCTGGAACCGGTCTTTACTGTGAGCAATACCTATTTTTACATCGCGGTGTCGCGTGGAACTCCTGTTGAGATGGTTAAAAAATGGCAGTCAGTCTTGGATGGCCTGAAGGCGGACGGCACCTTCGAAAAGATATACCGGAGCTATATTCCTAATGCGGACCTGGATGATCTGATGAAAAAATAGATAAATGGCCAATATGATTGGCATCATCTGGATATGTTGATTTCCAGGAGTCTGTCCACATTGAAGCCTGTTTTTCCTTGCACATCTGACAGAAGACCTACACACCGGCAAAGGGATGGCCATTTCCTGCCCTGGAGTGGCTGGCAACCCAAATAATCCTTGACGAGAAAGAAAAACTATGAATAAATAAACACTATCTAACATCCTAATATCAATAGGGAATACAGGATATGTTACGTATAGCTTCCTGAAATGCAGCATCTGGGAATTTTAACAGACATACATCCTTCCAATGCGTAATGATCACCCCCAATTCTTGGCTCAGCATCCCCCATTTGACTGTCAAATTTCGTTTGACATTCAAGACACTCCCGCCTTATACTTAATCTTTTGAAAGAGACGTTCTTATGAAGCCTGATTGTAAGAGTGATGAGTGTGATACTTATTTAATTGATGAGTTCACACCGTTATTTCTAAAAAAGTTTAAGGTAATGTGATGAAAACTAATAAAACTGACTCCAGAATGAAAAATAAGCTGGAAAATAAAGTGAGAACAGGCGCTGGTGTATTTGTCGATACCATAAATGAATTAGGTATCTCTTATCTTTTTGGACATACTGGTGGAGCTATAATGCCGATGTATGTTGAGTTAAATGAGAGGCTGACAAGAAAAGAAAAAACACCTGAAGTGATACTGTTTCGGCATGAACAAGGGGCAGGGCATGCTGCAGAAGGCTATGCTAAAATCACTGGCAGACCTGGATTTGTCTGTGTAACATCTGGACCCGCGGCAACAAACATTGTGACACCTATTGCCGATGCATTCATGGATTCAATACCTGTAATATTTGTGACAGGACAAGTGTCTTCTCCAGGGATTGGGACCGATGCATTCCAGGAAGTTCCTATCACACTGATTGTATCACAGATAACAAAGATTGCATTGCTCATAAAGACAGCTGATGAGATAGAAGGGGCGTTAAGGCTTGCACAGGAACTAACTACAACTGGTAGACAAGGACCTGTATTGATTGATATTTGCAGAGACGCGTTGATTGGAAATGAAACTCCTGGGAATCATAAAAATCCTTTCGTTGTAAAAATGAAAGAAACCATCGATAATTTTGATACAAACTCCATAGATGAGATGTTACATCAATTTGCAAGTGCAAAAAGACCTATCTTATACGTTGGA
This DNA window, taken from Syntrophales bacterium, encodes the following:
- a CDS encoding transporter substrate-binding domain-containing protein: MKRISCFCLVLSLFVLAGCVCATQKNIKGVSEVQMLTEEYPPVTFMKDGKVTGFVTDIIREIIARQGIPDDIRLTSWDEAYNVALTNPNVVLFSTERTEKRENLFQWVGPVGKNSAIFYAKKGSGIRINSLEEAKKIAAIATTTNWFTEQYLKDKGFTNLVSSPLPITSVKQLMNGEVQISVFTDITIPEIVKNAGYSMDDLEPVFTVSNTYFYIAVSRGTPVEMVKKWQSVLDGLKADGTFEKIYRSYIPNADLDDLMKK